One stretch of Poecilia reticulata strain Guanapo linkage group LG21, Guppy_female_1.0+MT, whole genome shotgun sequence DNA includes these proteins:
- the slc2a12 gene encoding solute carrier family 2, facilitated glucose transporter member 12, whose product MDPNNETKKTRTLLPTPTHLPGNHASETQRLTSPKGPGCSWLVVIAAVSASLSGLMLGYEMGLTSGVLLQLRSVLSLSCREQELLVSSQLLGALLVCLAGGPLLDRYGRRCSLLLSAALVVGGTIVLVALTSLVALTLGRVVVGMGTSLSGTAACLYIAEISPRERRGLLVTLYELMLVVGVMLGFSCSYAFTTTPRGWAYTFGLVIPPALLQMGALFFLPPSPRFLVTQGKVEQARAVLARMRGRAKEDVADELRDIQVGLKEESEHSFWELFSSRANLRSRLVTGMALVFLQQATGQPNVLSYASPLLRSVGFDSDDAATLASTGFGVVKVVATIPAVLLVDRVGTKLFLCVGAIAMGTSLAALGTLTLQSHTHLTSLCKSQTLANHTDSPWDLNGTSVELDSSEIFSTQLPSHWSAEEAQRTDAETDRSWGLDSEKTHVELSSSLKWASLISLLVYVAAFSISLGPMVYVVLSEIFPMGVRGRAVSVVSAVNWATNLLISMTFLTITEKIGVPNVMFLYSGMSFVLLVFVILCVPQTKGRTLEEISKELASKKNFEVNLFRQAQPQETLIRRSPSTECPAKI is encoded by the exons ATGGACCCCAACAATGAGACCAAGAAGACTCGCACTCTGCTGCCAACCCCCACTCACCTACCAGGCAATCATGCTTCTGAAACCCAGAGGCTGACCTCACCCAAAGGACCAg GCTGCAGCTGGCTGGTGGTGATTGCAGCCGTGTCCGCCTCACTGAGCGGCTTAATGCTGGGCTATGAAATGGGCCTGACCTCTGgggtcctgctgcagctgcggagcgtcctctctctctcctgccgAGAACAAGAACTTCTGGTGAGCTCCCAGCTGCTCGGAGCTCTTCTCGTCTGTCTGGCAGGGGGCCCCCTTCTGGATCGCTACGGCCGCCGCTGCTCTCTGCTCCTGAGCGCCGCCCTGGTGGTCGGAGGGACTATCGTGCTCGTCGCTTTGACTTCTCTCGTAGCTCTCACGCTGGGCCGCGTGGTGGTCGGAATGGGGACGTCTCTGTCGGGAACCGCAGCGTGCCTGTACATTGCAGAGATCTCGCCGAGGGAGCGGAGGGGCCTGCTGGTCACCCTGTACGAGCTGATGCTGGTCGTAGGGGTGATGCTGGGCTTCAGCTGCAGCTACGCCTTCACTACTACGCCGCGCGGCTGGGCGTACACATTTGGACTTGTGATTCCTCCTGCACTGCTCCAGATGGGCGCActcttcttcctccctcctAGTCCTCGCTTCCTTGTGACTCAGGGCAAAGTGGAGCAGGCGAGAGCGGTGCTGGCGAGGATGAGGGGCAGAGCTAAGGAAGACGTGGCAGACGAGCTGAGGGACATCCAGGTTGGACTGAAGGAAGAATCCGAACACAGTTTCTGGGAGCTGTTCAGTTCCAGGGCAAACCTGCGGTCACGGTTGGTTACGGGCATGGCCTTAGTGTTTCTCCAGCAGGCCACTGGGCAGCCCAACGTCCTCTCCTACGCCTCGCCGCTCCTCCGCAGCGTCGGCTTCGACAGTGACGATGCCGCAACCTTGGCCTCCACGGGTTTCGGAGTGGTCAAGGTAGTGGCCACGATCCCCGCCGTGCTGCTGGTCGACCGCGTGGGGACCAAGCTCTTCCTGTGCGTGGGCGCGATCGCAATGGGAACGTCTCTGGCTGCGCTCGGTACTCTGACTCTGCAAAGCCACACTCACCTAACAAGCCTGTGTAAAAGTCAGACTTTAGCGAACCACACAGATTCACCGTGGGATTTAAACGGAACCTCAGTAGAACTGGACAGCAGTGAGATTTTTTCCACTCAGCTCCCCAGCCACTGGAGCGCTGAGGAGGCACAAAGGACTGACGCCGAGACCGACAGGTCTTGGGGCTTGGATTCAGAAAAAACTCATGTAGAACTATCTTCCTCGTTAAAGTGGGCATCTCTGATTAGCTTGCTGGTGTACGTGGCTGCCTTCTCGATTAGCCTCGGACCCA TGGTCTACGTGGTTCTCAGTGAGATCTTCCCCATGGGAGTCAGAGGCAGGGCCGTGTCGGTCGTGTCGGCAGTGAACTGGGCCACAAACCTGCTCATTTCCATGACTTTTCTCACCATCACAG aaaagATCGGCGTTCCCAATGTAATGTTTCTATACTCCGGTATGAGTTTTGTCCTGCTGGTTTTCGTCATCCTTTGCGTTCCTCAGACCAAAGGCCGGACACTGGAGGAGATATCAAAAGAGCTGGCAAGCAA GAAGAACTTTGAGGTAAACCTCTTCAGACAGGCGCAGCCTCAGGAGACCCTGATCAGAAGGAGCCCGTCCACAGAGTGTCCCGCAAAAATCTaa
- the tbpl1 gene encoding TATA box-binding protein-like 1 yields MDSNNDEALDIIVTNVVATFRTRCHLNLRKIALEGTNVIYKPEVGKVLMKLRKPMITASIWSSGKIICTGATSEEEAKLGARRLARCLQKLGFKVRFSAFKVVNVLAVCSMPFAVHLVDFTKNNRPIASYEPELHPAATYRIKNLKATVQVFSTGSLTVTGPNVQSVASAVEYIYPLLYECQKPRCK; encoded by the exons ATGGATTCCAACAACGATGAAGCACTCGACATCATTGTTACAAATGTGGTGGCCACGTTCAGGACCAGGTGTCACCTCAACTTGCGCAAGATTGCTTTAGAAGGAACCAATGTCATCTACAAGCCTGAAGTCGGG aaagtGCTGATGAAACTCCGTAAACCAATGATAACCGCTTCAATTTGGTCCTCAGGGAAAATAATCTGCACTGGAGCAACAAG TGAGGAAGAGGCAAAGTTGGGCGCTCGGAGGTTAGCTCGCTGTCTGCAGAAACTGGGCTTTAAG GTGAGGTTTTCGGCGTTCAAAGTTGTGAACGTGCTCGCTGTGTGCTCCATGCCGTTTGCAGTACATCTTGTAGACTTCACAAAGAACAACCGGCCCATTGCCAG TTATGAACCTGAACTCCATCCTGCTGCTACTTatcgaatcaaaaatctgaaggCTACTGTCCAAGTGTTTTCTACTGGCAGCCTCACAGTGACAG GACCAAATGTGCAGAGCGTGGCCTCAGCAGTGGAGTACATCTACCCACTACTGTATGAGTGTCAGAAACCCCGctgcaaataa